In Maylandia zebra isolate NMK-2024a linkage group LG9, Mzebra_GT3a, whole genome shotgun sequence, the genomic stretch GCGAGCGCCACAGAAGGTTTCCTTCCTGCGAGCCTGACGTCTGCTCTCGCTGGTGTCGATTAAAAGCAGCTGGAGGCCATCTTTGTAAACCTGCTGAGAACATCTGCAGGGTTTGCTCcttctttcacacttcatcatcagccagctgTGTGTGATCGCACCATCTTTAATCTGAGATCAGGTTCAAACCAGTTTGAGCTGCAGTGGCAGGAAACAGCTGAGGGCGGGGCATGCTGACATTCCCGACTCCTGATTGGTGTCGGGGGTGTCCACTGCTTCtgcgttttgtttgttttgtgcaggCCGAGTAAACGAGAACAGCCTGTGAAAGATAAGTCGTGTGCGAGTTGAGGCACCTTTAGGCTCCGCCTTGCTGGCGTCTGCTTTTTGAAGATCTCTGTGAGTTTGGGACTGACGGCCGTGGACGGGATTTAAAgttccttccatccatcctgtATCCCAGCTGACCCACAGCCGAACTGGGTGATGATCCTGACCAGTTTAAAGAACATTAATGCAAACTGACCACACAGAACACGTTACCATCACATACACATCATACAGACTCTGTATGAACCCATGTTGTTCGTGCAGCAACAGGAAGTAGTTTTTATTGCAGAGTTCATAGAGGTCATGCTTGAATATTTGTGTTCGTTTGGGGAGgccttttgctcctcccctttcACAAAGGATGCTCCAGTGTGTCCTCTGCTAAAGGAAGTAAAGGAAGCACTGAAGTGCCTTTAGTCCATAACATGTGGAGAATTCAGACAGCGCTGATGAGGGCAGATACTTCCAGGTCACGCCTCCTTCCTGAACTAAACCCCGCCTCTTTCTGTGCCTCTGTCATAGTCGTCCATGTGTTTGTGGTGCACTGATTTATTACTGGAGATGTTTGCTAACACTGACTGTGTTTCACGTCGGCGCTCTCACAGTGTAAAGCTGGATCTGCGTCATCGCTTTACACCCGCGTGCGCTCATTACCCATGATGCATCAGAGTCTGATCACAGTGTTTTCTGATGCTAGCAGGAAGCCGAGATGACGGAGCCGGACCTCGTCAACATCCTGGAAGACATAACAGATGAGGAATTCAAGACCTTCAAGTGGAACCTGAAGAACGAGCGGTTTAGAGACATCGAGCCCATCAAAGTGACCCGGCTGTCGACGGCGGAGCGGTGCGACGCCGTGGATCTGATGGTGCAGAAGTATGACATGGACGGAGCCGTGCAGGTGATGGAGAGCATCTTTAAGAAGATCAACAGGAACGACCTGGTGAAGAAGCTGCGAAAGGTCATGGGTCAACCTGCAGGTCAGTGAGGCTGTGGGCAGGCGTGCACTTCCTTTAACCTGTTTGAGCGTTTGACATTCAGGTGACATCATCAGGGTCAGAGCAGCGTCACGCTGTGACAGGACGTgcaaacaggaagtgtgtgCAGAGTGTCTCTCTCCCTTTTAAGGTGCATTCAGAGCAAACAGCTGATGGAAGGAGCCGCCCGAGTCGGAGCTGCTGGATTGGATGTTCTCAGGAACTCTGAGGCTCCCGTGGTCGGAGGTCTTCGGCCTCACTCTGACCTCGGCATTAATCCGTCCTCCTCTCTCTCACAGGTCTTCCAGGTCCCGATCTGCCAAAGACCGCCGCCGACTCCTCGGCAGAGGAGAAGTTGGCGGCCGTTCGCTCTCAGTTTATCGACAGAGTGTCCGAACCCGTCCTGAGGAAGCTGCTGGATAAACTCCTGGAGCTCCGCGTCATCATCGATGATGAAATGGATTTAGGCGGAGTGAGGAGCAGGGCGGATAAAGCCCGACAGGTGATCGACGTGGTGCGCAGAAAAGGATCCCAGGGCAGCTCGGCTCTGATCGCCGCTCTCTGCGAGGTGGATCCGTGCCTTTCACGGGAGCTGCAGCTGATGTGACGCACTGCCAGATGTTCAGCACTCACAGGAGAGCAAATTAGGAATCATCTGTAACACCCAGAAGCAGCTGATACAGTTCAATGTTCAATCCTCCAATCCACTTACAGAAACACGAGCGCGAGGCTCATCTATTTGGTTTGGTTTTCACATCAAAGATTTTCACAGAGACGATTTTCTATGCGTCTTTATACAAACAAAGATGTTCAAACAGCAGAACATGTCAGAGTTTCAGCAGGTTTCAGGACTAAAG encodes the following:
- the LOC143420437 gene encoding uncharacterized protein LOC143420437; this translates as MTEPDLVNILEDITDEEFKTFKWNLKNERFRDIEPIKVTRLSTAERCDAVDLMVQKYDMDGAVQVMESIFKKINRNDLVKKLRKVMGQPAGLPGPDLPKTAADSSAEEKLAAVRSQFIDRVSEPVLRKLLDKLLELRVIIDDEMDLGGVRSRADKARQVIDVVRRKGSQGSSALIAALCEVDPCLSRELQLM